A window of Acidobacteriota bacterium contains these coding sequences:
- a CDS encoding 30S ribosomal protein S19, which translates to MARSVKKGPFVDAHLEKRIAELNRRNEKKVYKTWSRRSTVLPEFVGHTIAVHNGKKFIPVYLTENMVGHKLGEFSPTRTFKGHSVKVAATPEKTSAPAR; encoded by the coding sequence ATGGCCCGTTCGGTCAAAAAAGGCCCCTTCGTCGATGCGCACCTGGAAAAGCGCATCGCCGAACTCAACCGCCGCAACGAAAAGAAGGTTTACAAGACCTGGTCACGCCGTTCGACCGTGCTGCCCGAGTTTGTGGGCCATACCATTGCGGTCCACAACGGCAAGAAGTTCATTCCCGTCTACCTCACCGAAAACATGGTGGGGCACAAGCTGGGAGAGTTTTCCCCGACCCGAACCTTCAAGGGTCACTCGGTAAAAGTAGCCGCCACTCCGGAGAAAACCTCCGCCCCGGCACGTTAA
- a CDS encoding 50S ribosomal protein L16 — translation MLMPKKVKFRKQHRGRMCGKAWTGGSLSFGDFGLKAMEPGWVTDRQIEASRVAMTRFVKRGGKVWVRVFPDKPVTKKPAETRMGKGKGAPDHWVAVVKPGRILFEMEGVPVAQAQEAMRLASHKLALATRFVRRGGEE, via the coding sequence ATGTTGATGCCGAAGAAAGTGAAGTTCCGCAAGCAGCACCGCGGACGCATGTGTGGCAAGGCCTGGACCGGCGGATCCCTGTCGTTCGGCGATTTCGGCCTGAAGGCGATGGAGCCGGGCTGGGTGACCGATCGCCAGATCGAGGCCAGCCGCGTGGCCATGACCCGCTTTGTCAAGCGCGGCGGCAAAGTGTGGGTGCGCGTGTTCCCAGATAAGCCGGTGACCAAGAAGCCCGCCGAAACCCGTATGGGCAAGGGCAAGGGAGCTCCGGATCACTGGGTCGCGGTAGTTAAGCCCGGCCGCATTCTGTTTGAGATGGAAGGCGTGCCGGTAGCGCAGGCGCAGGAAGCCATGCGGCTGGCCTCGCACAAGCTCGCGCTGGCCACCCGCTTCGTGCGGCGCGGAGGTGAGGAATGA
- a CDS encoding 30S ribosomal protein S3 — protein MGQKVHPYGFRLGFVKPWKSQWFATRDYAKLLLEDVRLRDRLKKRLRAAGVSSIEITRPGNKLRVIIHTSRPGIIIGRKGSEIEKLKAELQKETSREVFIDIQEVHKPELDAQLVAESIALQLEKRVAFRRAMRKAVDSAVRFGCKGIKVRVSGRLNGAEIARSEWYLQGRLPLHTMRADIDYGTAEAHTTYGVIGVKAWTYKGEILPQKRRVSSGASF, from the coding sequence ATGGGACAAAAAGTACATCCATACGGATTCCGCCTCGGCTTCGTCAAGCCCTGGAAATCACAGTGGTTTGCCACCCGCGACTACGCCAAGCTGTTGCTCGAGGATGTGCGCCTGCGGGACCGCTTGAAGAAGCGCCTGCGTGCCGCCGGAGTCAGCTCGATCGAGATCACCCGCCCCGGCAACAAGCTGCGCGTCATCATTCATACCTCGCGTCCCGGCATCATCATCGGCCGCAAGGGCAGCGAAATTGAAAAACTCAAGGCGGAACTCCAGAAGGAGACCAGCCGCGAAGTCTTCATCGACATCCAGGAAGTCCACAAACCAGAGCTTGACGCGCAATTGGTGGCCGAGTCGATTGCTTTGCAGCTCGAAAAACGCGTCGCCTTCCGCCGCGCCATGCGCAAGGCGGTCGATAGCGCCGTCCGCTTTGGCTGCAAAGGCATCAAGGTGCGCGTCTCCGGCCGGCTCAACGGCGCCGAGATCGCCCGCTCGGAGTGGTATCTGCAGGGCCGGTTGCCGCTGCACACCATGCGCGCCGACATTGACTACGGCACCGCCGAGGCGCACACCACCTACGGCGTCATCGGCGTCAAGGCCTGGACCTATAAGGGAGAAATCCTGCCCCAGAAGCGCCGCGTTTCCTCCGGAGCCTCGTTTTAA
- a CDS encoding 50S ribosomal protein L29 → MDRLRQMGSQELDAKEADLRDQLFRLRFQMSTGQSESIKKLRQMRRDIARVKGLIGERARAEAAVAQGDKQ, encoded by the coding sequence ATGGATCGGCTGCGGCAGATGGGTTCGCAGGAACTCGATGCCAAAGAGGCCGACCTGCGCGATCAGCTCTTCCGGCTGCGCTTCCAGATGTCTACCGGCCAATCCGAAAGCATCAAGAAGCTGCGCCAGATGCGGCGTGACATCGCGCGCGTCAAGGGTCTCATCGGCGAACGCGCCCGCGCGGAAGCTGCGGTCGCGCAGGGAGACAAACAATGA
- a CDS encoding 50S ribosomal protein L4 yields MPSIDVKNLNNEKVGTLELAEDVFAAPVNEELLWEAVRHYGAAQRRGTHKTKGRAEVSGSGKKLWKQKGTGRARVGSIRTPLWRHGGTVHGPQPRSYAWDMPRKKLAGALRSALAAKLRDAELTVVDSFALPEAKTKLLRAALDRLEASNSALLIDVAPDAALERSARNLAEVELQAARDIHPWHLLRYQQVVLTKPAIEKLQTAARPRRKAQTDRPTDR; encoded by the coding sequence ATGCCGTCCATTGACGTCAAAAATCTCAATAACGAGAAGGTCGGCACGCTGGAGCTCGCCGAGGACGTGTTCGCGGCTCCGGTCAACGAGGAGCTGCTCTGGGAGGCCGTGCGCCATTACGGCGCCGCCCAGCGGCGCGGAACCCACAAGACCAAGGGGCGCGCGGAAGTCAGCGGCAGCGGCAAGAAGCTCTGGAAGCAAAAGGGCACTGGCCGCGCCCGCGTCGGCTCCATCCGGACCCCCCTCTGGCGCCATGGTGGTACGGTTCACGGCCCGCAGCCCCGTAGCTACGCTTGGGACATGCCCCGCAAAAAGCTGGCGGGCGCCCTGCGGTCGGCTCTGGCCGCCAAGTTGCGCGATGCCGAGCTGACGGTGGTCGACAGTTTCGCGCTTCCGGAAGCCAAAACCAAACTGCTCCGCGCCGCCCTCGACCGCCTCGAAGCCAGCAACTCGGCGTTGCTGATCGATGTCGCTCCCGACGCCGCCCTGGAGCGCAGTGCCCGCAATCTGGCCGAAGTCGAACTGCAGGCCGCGCGTGACATTCATCCCTGGCACCTCCTGCGCTACCAGCAGGTGGTGCTTACCAAACCCGCAATTGAAAAACTCCAGACGGCTGCCCGCCCCCGTCGCAAGGCGCAGACCGATCGACCGACAGACCGATAG
- a CDS encoding 50S ribosomal protein L22 has translation MPEAKAILRHVRVSPQKARLVVDLIRGLRAEEALHRLRFTRKQIALDVAKLLQSAIANATDKGEMDVDALYVTRAFVDEGPRQKRIRPAPMGRAYRYQRRSAHISIFVGERGSAASPARRVEAAPAAGAATGAPAATAQPAAKKPAPRRPAAKKKPVAKKPAAQKPAAKKPAAKKPAAKKTTSTSKPKGGK, from the coding sequence ATGCCTGAAGCCAAAGCCATCCTCCGTCACGTCCGCGTCTCACCGCAGAAGGCGCGTCTGGTCGTCGATCTCATCCGTGGTCTGCGGGCCGAAGAGGCGTTGCACCGCCTGCGCTTCACGCGCAAGCAGATCGCCCTCGACGTCGCCAAGCTGCTGCAGTCGGCCATCGCCAATGCGACCGACAAGGGCGAAATGGATGTGGACGCTCTCTATGTTACCCGCGCCTTTGTGGACGAAGGGCCGCGCCAGAAGCGCATCCGCCCCGCTCCCATGGGCCGCGCCTATCGCTATCAGCGCCGCAGCGCGCACATTTCCATCTTTGTCGGCGAGCGTGGCTCGGCGGCATCGCCGGCGCGCCGCGTCGAGGCCGCGCCTGCGGCAGGAGCAGCGACTGGCGCCCCCGCCGCGACCGCGCAACCGGCCGCCAAAAAGCCTGCTCCGCGTCGTCCGGCAGCAAAAAAGAAGCCGGTGGCGAAAAAGCCGGCGGCTCAGAAACCGGCCGCCAAGAAACCGGCCGCCAAAAAGCCGGCCGCCAAAAAGACCACCTCCACCAGCAAGCCGAAAGGCGGCAAGTAA
- a CDS encoding 50S ribosomal protein L2, translating into MPIKTYRPSTPTRRYQSVVVSEEISRATPHKPLLEPLRRSGGRRSSGDLTIWHRGGGHKRMYRAIDFKRDKAGVPAEVESVEYDPNRSAHIALLKYRDGERRYILQPAGLKVGMHVSSGPDADILLGNALPLRNIPPGTAVHNVELRPGKGGQMVRAAGGSAQLISKEGTYALLKLPSGETRRVLADCMATIGSLGNVEHEGRTLGKAGRSRWLGRRPVNRGVTMNPVDHPHGGGEGKTSGGRHPVTPWGQPTRGFKTRNNKRTDRWIVNRRQKRK; encoded by the coding sequence ATGCCCATTAAAACCTACCGGCCCAGCACTCCGACGCGCCGCTACCAGTCCGTGGTGGTGAGCGAGGAGATCTCGCGCGCCACGCCGCACAAGCCGCTGCTCGAGCCTCTGCGCCGCAGCGGCGGCCGCCGCAGCTCCGGCGACCTCACCATTTGGCATCGTGGCGGTGGCCACAAGCGCATGTACCGTGCCATCGACTTCAAGCGCGACAAGGCCGGCGTGCCGGCCGAGGTGGAGTCGGTCGAGTACGATCCCAACCGCAGCGCCCACATCGCGCTGCTCAAGTACCGGGATGGCGAGCGCCGTTACATCCTGCAGCCCGCCGGGCTCAAGGTGGGCATGCATGTCTCCAGCGGTCCGGATGCCGACATTCTGCTGGGCAACGCGCTGCCGCTGCGCAATATCCCGCCGGGCACTGCCGTCCACAACGTGGAGCTCCGGCCCGGCAAGGGCGGGCAGATGGTGCGCGCCGCCGGCGGCAGCGCCCAGTTGATTTCCAAAGAGGGCACCTACGCTCTGCTCAAGCTGCCCAGCGGCGAGACCCGCCGCGTGCTTGCCGATTGCATGGCCACCATTGGCTCGCTGGGCAACGTCGAGCACGAAGGCCGCACCCTTGGCAAGGCCGGCCGCTCACGCTGGCTCGGCCGCCGGCCTGTGAATCGCGGTGTCACCATGAACCCGGTCGACCATCCGCATGGCGGCGGCGAAGGCAAGACCAGTGGTGGCCGTCACCCCGTCACCCCCTGGGGCCAGCCCACGCGCGGCTTCAAGACCCGCAACAACAAACGTACCGACCGCTGGATCGTCAACCGGCGGCAGAAGAGGAAGTAG
- a CDS encoding 50S ribosomal protein L23 has product MRTRFEVIKRPIITEKGLGMKEKLRTLVFEVDPGASKVEIREAVQAVFKVKVASVRTAQLHGKERRRGRIVGRRPDWTKAYVTLRQGEKMPEYVENV; this is encoded by the coding sequence ATGCGAACCCGATTCGAAGTCATCAAGCGCCCCATCATCACCGAGAAGGGCCTCGGCATGAAGGAGAAGCTGCGCACGCTGGTGTTTGAAGTGGATCCCGGCGCCAGCAAAGTCGAGATTCGCGAGGCCGTGCAGGCGGTCTTCAAAGTCAAGGTGGCCTCGGTGCGCACCGCGCAACTGCACGGCAAGGAGCGCCGCCGCGGGCGCATCGTGGGACGCCGTCCGGATTGGACCAAGGCCTATGTCACCCTGCGGCAGGGCGAAAAAATGCCCGAGTACGTGGAGAACGTTTGA